The following proteins are co-located in the Salinirubrum litoreum genome:
- a CDS encoding universal stress protein yields MTTTHRVLVPFELPDADPLPSVLIETLTEIEAVVLGHYGLPEQTPPSVARDQFEAEASAEVDALARPFADAGIPVTTRLVFGKAREKTIDRVAIEEDCDVILTPGEATAVETVFVPLRGETNFDRILSFVVELLTATDATVTLFHAGDDSDRLPGEQILADAAEYLADAGIAPERVDQQLAEGGDVGRSIVDLGDAYDLIVLGETEPSLVDRIFGSVPAQVTADSDDPAFVVRNVEES; encoded by the coding sequence ATGACCACGACCCACAGAGTGCTCGTCCCGTTCGAGTTGCCAGACGCCGACCCGCTTCCGTCGGTGTTGATCGAGACGTTGACCGAGATAGAGGCCGTCGTCCTCGGCCACTACGGCCTGCCCGAACAGACGCCGCCGTCGGTGGCACGCGACCAGTTCGAGGCCGAGGCCAGCGCGGAAGTCGACGCGTTGGCCCGCCCCTTCGCGGACGCCGGTATCCCCGTGACGACACGGCTCGTGTTCGGCAAGGCCCGCGAGAAGACGATCGACCGCGTCGCCATCGAGGAGGACTGCGACGTGATTCTGACGCCGGGCGAGGCGACCGCCGTCGAGACCGTCTTCGTCCCGCTCAGAGGCGAGACGAACTTCGACCGCATCCTCTCGTTCGTCGTGGAACTGCTGACCGCGACCGACGCGACCGTCACCCTGTTTCACGCCGGCGACGACTCCGACCGCCTGCCGGGCGAGCAAATTCTCGCCGACGCGGCCGAGTACCTCGCGGACGCCGGCATCGCCCCCGAGCGTGTCGACCAGCAACTGGCCGAAGGCGGCGACGTTGGTCGGAGTATCGTCGACCTCGGTGACGCGTACGACCTCATCGTGCTGGGCGAGACGGAGCCCTCGCTGGTGGATCGCATCTTCGGGAGTGTCCCCGCGCAGGTGACTGCCGACTCCGACGACCCGGCGTTCGTCGTCCGGAACGTCGAGGAGTCGTGA
- a CDS encoding arylamine N-acetyltransferase family protein, with protein MTPSTPPDDSRVGDASAYLSRIAVSPAEVGDADLDTLARLQRAHVTSVPFETFSINGDPVSGRAGGGVSLSPTRLYEKVVEQERGGFCFELNGAFGWLLDALGFEVTRLAARMVGAIELPANHHPLLVTLDRPYLVDVGMGQPMLRAPLPLTPTESPPTDEAGVQWRVVGSDRPDAEYLLQYRTDESWQDRYVFDTTPRSLSYFAATCEYLQSAPESGFVGTPSVTMATPDGSVKLTPETFSETRGGETEERAVTAEAYHDLLAETFGIVFPADETVDL; from the coding sequence ATGACACCCTCCACGCCTCCGGACGACTCGCGCGTGGGAGACGCGAGTGCCTACCTCTCCCGGATCGCGGTCTCGCCCGCCGAGGTCGGCGACGCTGATCTCGACACGCTCGCGCGTCTCCAGCGTGCACACGTCACGTCGGTCCCCTTCGAGACGTTCTCGATCAACGGCGATCCGGTCTCGGGGCGGGCCGGCGGTGGCGTCTCGTTGTCGCCCACACGACTCTACGAGAAGGTCGTTGAGCAGGAACGCGGCGGGTTCTGTTTCGAGTTGAACGGCGCGTTCGGCTGGCTGTTGGACGCCCTCGGCTTCGAGGTGACGCGGCTGGCCGCCCGGATGGTCGGTGCCATCGAACTGCCGGCGAACCACCACCCACTGCTCGTCACGCTCGACAGGCCGTACCTCGTCGACGTCGGGATGGGACAGCCGATGCTCCGCGCGCCACTCCCGCTCACGCCGACAGAGTCGCCGCCGACCGACGAGGCCGGCGTCCAGTGGCGCGTCGTCGGGAGCGACCGGCCGGACGCCGAGTACCTCCTCCAGTACCGCACGGACGAGTCGTGGCAGGACCGGTACGTCTTCGACACGACGCCGCGATCGCTGTCGTACTTCGCCGCGACCTGTGAGTACCTCCAGTCGGCCCCGGAGTCCGGCTTCGTCGGCACCCCCTCGGTGACGATGGCGACCCCGGACGGGTCGGTGAAGCTCACGCCGGAGACGTTCTCCGAGACGCGCGGCGGCGAGACCGAGGAACGAGCGGTCACGGCGGAGGCGTATCACGACCTGCTCGCCGAGACGTTCGGGATCGTGTTCCCGGCCGACGAGACGGTCGACCTGTGA
- a CDS encoding multicopper oxidase domain-containing protein produces MSDPIGAPGTGVSRREFLAATGTAGAGVLAGCQAPTDQGSVQEQSTTSAARQQNLPTTSPPEVVNVDEQGGSVTLKTQPAFHEVHPLETMGGPVELPRVWAFQADDRDPSVPGPIIRTTEGEDMEVTLDNTEGMRAHTVHFHGVQKAWKDDGVPTTTGITVDPGEKHTYSIPANVPGTHVYHCHFQTHRHIDMGMYGIFRVDPKGYEPADKEYFMTMKDWDSRLNRMMAGEDASYSPRTRKPDVFTINGKSAPRTLHPEKGSPLIVEQGDTVRVHWVNGGYMNHPLHIHNHRFQRVEKDGGVIPESARYDMDICDLAPAERHTIEFTADSQPGIYLMHCHKVNHVMNGSFYPGGMLSGIVYKQVMDTDIFAQLMEYAGYEV; encoded by the coding sequence ATGAGTGATCCCATCGGAGCACCTGGGACGGGCGTGTCGCGCCGTGAATTTCTCGCAGCCACCGGCACTGCCGGCGCTGGCGTCCTCGCTGGCTGTCAGGCACCGACGGATCAGGGGAGCGTGCAAGAGCAGTCCACCACCTCGGCCGCACGCCAGCAGAACCTCCCGACGACCAGTCCCCCGGAGGTCGTCAACGTCGACGAACAGGGCGGGTCGGTCACGCTGAAGACCCAACCGGCGTTCCACGAGGTACACCCGCTGGAGACGATGGGTGGCCCGGTCGAACTCCCGCGCGTGTGGGCCTTCCAGGCCGACGACCGGGATCCGAGCGTCCCCGGGCCGATCATCCGGACCACCGAGGGCGAGGACATGGAGGTCACGCTGGACAACACCGAGGGGATGCGCGCACACACCGTCCACTTCCACGGCGTCCAGAAGGCGTGGAAAGACGACGGCGTCCCCACGACGACCGGGATCACGGTCGACCCTGGCGAGAAGCACACCTACTCCATCCCCGCGAACGTACCGGGGACGCACGTCTACCACTGTCACTTCCAGACGCACCGCCACATCGACATGGGGATGTACGGCATCTTCCGCGTCGATCCGAAGGGGTACGAACCGGCCGACAAGGAGTACTTCATGACGATGAAGGACTGGGACTCCCGGCTCAACCGCATGATGGCCGGCGAGGACGCCTCCTACAGTCCCCGGACCCGGAAGCCGGACGTGTTCACCATCAACGGGAAGTCCGCGCCTCGGACGCTCCACCCCGAGAAAGGGTCGCCGCTGATCGTCGAGCAGGGCGACACGGTGCGGGTCCACTGGGTCAACGGCGGCTACATGAACCACCCACTGCACATCCACAACCACCGCTTCCAGCGTGTCGAGAAGGACGGCGGCGTGATCCCCGAGTCCGCCCGGTACGACATGGACATCTGTGACCTCGCGCCCGCAGAACGCCACACGATCGAGTTCACCGCCGATTCACAACCTGGCATCTACCTGATGCACTGTCACAAGGTGAACCACGTGATGAACGGGAGCTTCTACCCCGGCGGGATGCTCTCGGGCATCGTCTACAAGCAGGTGATGGACACCGACATCTTCGCACAGTTGATGGAGTACGCGGGGTACGAGGTCTGA
- a CDS encoding halocyanin domain-containing protein, with amino-acid sequence MSSPHTDPTLTRRTLLRGATGATAASLAATAATPVAGQEDSEPNYGGWFDTVSNYDGTVDKRGQSEVTITVGAEGNNGNYAFGPAAVRVDPGTTVVWEWSGKGNAHNVVAEDGSFESELSTEAGHTYEQTFEETGLVKYACLPHKAMGMKGAVVVGDPGQIGGSGGGQSEQSTGPEYGGWFENVGNFDGTADRTGESEITITVGAEGNNGTYAFDPPAVRVDPGTTVVWEWSGKGNAHNVVAEDGSFESELTTDAGHTFEQTFEATGVYKYACVPHEMMGMKGVVVVGGRGSGGGAGESSGYDFEDLFALGSGLGLVGALFATFALGSRNSVGGPEDHS; translated from the coding sequence ATGTCATCACCACACACCGACCCGACACTCACGCGGCGGACGCTACTGCGCGGTGCCACCGGTGCGACGGCCGCGAGTCTCGCCGCGACCGCCGCGACGCCAGTCGCCGGACAGGAGGACAGTGAACCGAACTACGGCGGCTGGTTCGACACCGTGTCGAACTACGACGGCACCGTCGACAAGCGCGGCCAGTCCGAGGTCACGATCACGGTCGGCGCGGAGGGGAACAACGGGAACTACGCCTTCGGGCCGGCCGCAGTCAGGGTCGACCCCGGTACCACGGTCGTCTGGGAGTGGTCCGGGAAGGGCAACGCGCACAACGTCGTCGCCGAGGACGGCTCCTTCGAGAGCGAACTGAGCACCGAGGCCGGCCACACCTACGAGCAGACGTTCGAGGAGACGGGCCTCGTCAAGTACGCCTGCCTCCCGCACAAGGCGATGGGGATGAAGGGCGCAGTCGTCGTCGGTGACCCCGGCCAGATCGGTGGGAGCGGCGGCGGTCAGTCCGAGCAGTCGACCGGACCGGAGTACGGCGGCTGGTTCGAGAACGTCGGCAACTTCGACGGGACGGCCGACAGGACCGGCGAGTCGGAGATCACGATCACGGTCGGCGCGGAGGGGAACAACGGCACCTACGCGTTCGACCCGCCGGCGGTCCGCGTCGATCCGGGGACGACGGTCGTCTGGGAGTGGTCCGGGAAGGGCAACGCGCACAACGTCGTCGCCGAGGACGGCTCCTTCGAGAGCGAGTTGACCACCGACGCGGGCCACACCTTCGAGCAGACGTTCGAGGCGACGGGTGTCTACAAGTACGCCTGCGTCCCTCACGAGATGATGGGGATGAAGGGCGTAGTCGTGGTCGGTGGACGCGGCTCCGGGGGCGGCGCCGGCGAGTCGTCCGGCTACGACTTCGAGGACCTGTTCGCGCTCGGCAGTGGCCTCGGACTCGTCGGTGCGCTGTTCGCCACGTTCGCGCTCGGCTCTCGAAACAGTGTCGGCGGTCCCGAGGACCACTCGTAG